The following proteins are co-located in the Helicobacter acinonychis genome:
- a CDS encoding type III restriction endonuclease subunit R, producing the protein MVTQACTPKSNLKLLRYNSLTFSLRDFMQDRFAQSYPPPISNKRSRTQ; encoded by the coding sequence ATTGTAACACAAGCTTGCACCCCTAAATCCAATCTTAAACTTTTACGCTATAATTCTCTCACTTTTTCATTAAGGGATTTTATGCAAGATCGATTCGCTCAAAGTTACCCCCCCCCAATCAGCAATAAAAGATCACGCACCCAATAA